A stretch of Coccidioides posadasii str. Silveira chromosome 2, complete sequence DNA encodes these proteins:
- a CDS encoding uncharacterized protein (EggNog:ENOG410PGBR~COG:T~BUSCO:7843at33183) has product MSSAPKSRWAEDDADTQAYLEQKKREKEKKKQAKAEKQRQLEEAQRRANPPTLASEAADANGAAESRVREGSAERPVKRRRLSIDRGDTQRVVAEDKPGALLQFPGSEWGPCRHVDNYERLNAIEEGSYGWVSRAKEVTSGEIVAIKKLKMDNTYDGFPITGLREIQTLQESRHPHIVRLREVVMGDTMDDVFLVMDFLEHDLKTLLDDMREPFLPSETKTLLLQIMSAAEFLHSHWIMHRDLKTSNLLMNNRGEIKLADFGMARYYGDPPPKLTQLVVTLWYRSPELLLGAEKYGPEIDIWSIGCIFGELLTKEPLLQGKNEVEQLSEIFKLTGPPNSQIWPGFRSLPNAKSLRLPPSSTTSSKRSTNVPLLPRSKFPYLTTAGLTLLSDLLALNPASRPTAKDCLSYPYFREDPKPKPKEMFPTFPSKAGMEKRRKRDTPEAPKRGEEAPSLDFANVFGGGGGAESGMEAGAGFTLRLG; this is encoded by the exons ATGTCGTCTGCTCCCAAATCCCGGTGGGCAGAGGATGACGCCGACACCCAAGCATACCTCGAACAGAAAAAGCgcgagaaggaaaagaagaaacaagcAAAGGCGGAGAAGCAGCGCCAGCTCGAAGAAGCCCAAAGACGAGCTAATCCTCCTACACTTGCCAGCGAGGCGGCGGATGCAAATGGCGCGGCTGAATCTCGAGTACGCGAAGGCAGCGCAGAGCGACcagtgaagagaagaagactGTCGATCGATAGGGGCGATACTCAACGCGTCGTTGCTGAAGATAAACCCGGCGCCCTGCTTCAGTTTCCCGGTTCGGAATGGGGTCCGTGTCGCCATGTAGACAACTATGAGAGACTAAATGCTATTGAAGAGGGATCCTACGGTTGGGTTTCGAGGGCCAAAGAAGTCACTTCGGGAGAGATCGTCGCCATCAAGAAGCTCAAGATGGATAATACGTACGATGGATTCCCGATTACTGGACTCAGAGAGATTCAAACATTGCAGGAATCTCGTCATCCGCACATCGTTAGATTGCGAGAAGTCGTGATGGGAGATACTATGGACGA CGTATTTTTGGTTATGGACTTCCTGGAGCATGACCTGAAGACCCTCCTCGACGATATGCGCGAACCATTTCTGCCGTCCGAGACGAAGACCCTGTTGCTGCAGATTATGTCTGCGGCTGAGTTCCTTCACTCGCATTGGATTATGCACCGCGACCTAAAGACATCCAACCTTTTAATGAATAATCGCGGCGAAATCAAGCTTGCGGATTTCGGCATGGCTAGATACTATGGTGACCCGCCACCCAAATTGACCCAGTTGGTGGTGACCTTGTGGTATAGATCGCCGGAACTTCTCCTCGGCGCAGAGAAATACGGCCCAGAAATTGATATATGGAGTATTGGCTGTATATTTGGCGAACTGCTCACTAAAGAACCGCTTCTACAAGGGAAGAATGAAGTTGAGCAGCTATCAGAG ATATTCAAACTCACCGGCCCTCCCAATTCACAAATTTGGCCCGGCTTCCGCTCCCTACCCAACGCAAAATCCCTCCGCCTTCCACCCTCCTCCACAACCTCCTCGAAGCGCTCCACCAACGTCCCGCTCCTACCCCGCTCCAAGTTCCCATACCTTACCACCGCCGGCCTAACGCTCCTTTCCGACCTCCTGGCGCTCAACCCTGCATCCCGACCTACAGCGAAAGATTGCCTCTCTTACCCTTACTTTCGTGAGGATCCCAAACCAAAACCAAAAGAGATGTTCCCTACGTTCCCATCCAAGGCAGGCATGGAAAAACGAAGGAAGCGAGATACACCCGAGGCACCCAAGAGAGGCGAAGAGGCGCCGAGTTTGGACTTCGCGAATGTTTTTGGGGGAGGGGGTGGTGCAGAGAGTGGAATGGAGGCTGGAGCAGGCTTTACGCTACGATTGGGCTAG
- a CDS encoding uncharacterized protein (EggNog:ENOG410PPZV~COG:S) — MSNLNSDLPISPHRKPKKMSLTQTYFLAHTARAKLSREAGRPDHNLRLLVGHANMLDLLMLELAEAEKEQERWFDLSVHGANTASEQNRHIQWADMPVIAEQSEDEEEEEEEDDDWNGEAISDTDSDDDSDYDGDDAFFVDVTPTLVSTNTAETLGRASPTQSPKAYAVHHEHVDDDESFEFSEPEEDDEEDVAGLALTRTHSHSQQPPELLSDSGDDSEDEVGPPSPPQPAYDHFPETEPHEGAILASRLYSPTAKQPTTKPSSSSKLPVSQAGQSAFLEEGYYIPSQARDLLSKRDTIEIKTTCAS; from the exons ATGTCGAATCTGAACTCCGATCTCCCAATATCCCCGCACAGAAAACCAAAGAAAATGAGCCTTACACAGACATACTTCCTTGCTCATACCGCCCGCGCGAAGCTCTCGCGCGAGGCTGGTCGGCCGGATCATAACCTCCGGCTGCTTGTCGGCCACGCAAACATGCTCGATCTGCTCATGCTCGAGCTTGCAGAGGCCGAAAAGGAGCAAGAGAGATGGTTCGATCTCTCCGTTCACGGTGCAAACACCGCCTCAGAACAAAACAGACATATCCAGTGGGCCGATATGCCCGTCATCGCCGAACAATcagaggatgaggaggaggaggaggaggaggacgacGACTGGAACGGCGAGGCTATCTCTGATACGGATTCAGACGACGATTCGGATTATGACGGGGATGATGCTTTCTTCGTCGATGTCACACCAACGCTCGTCTCGACGAACACCGCTGAAACACTCGGCCGTGCATCCCCCACACAATCTCCAAAGGCCTACGCCGTGCACCACGAGCACGTAGACGACGATGAATCCTTCGAGTTCTCCGAGCCCGAGGAAGACGACGAAGAGGACGTCGCCGGTCTCGCGCTTACAAGAACACATTCCCACTCTCAGCAGCCCCCAGAGCTACTATCAGACTCTGGAGATGATTCTGAAGACGAAGTCGGTCCCCCATCACCTCCACAGCCCGCATATGACCATTTTCCCGAGACGGAGCCCCATGAAGGGGCTATCCTTGCATCGCGGCTGTACTCACCAACTGCGAAACAACCAACCACAAAACCATCATCGTCTTCGAAATTGCCGGTCTCTCAAGCCGGTCAGTCGGCGTTTCTCGAGGAGGGATACTATATCCCTTCTCAGGCCCGCGACC TCTTATCGAAACGAGATACGATCGAGATAAAAACGACCTGTGCATCATGA
- a CDS encoding uncharacterized protein (EggNog:ENOG410PHAI~COG:T), with product MNLGYATARAAVILNPMPSISSPPTSPDTSSSALLSDVAPSSYLDGTNLSQTDSSSLSGPDGTQRRPSIQFNTAGSEARLRERGQASTKDRLRTLRRIPSPPPPSSYNRGVSFDTFDNRDAPDFSLTLNYKHKDYQNTWRSRTFLCGADQNDYSDFALEWLIDELVDDGDEIVCLRVVEKDSKIASDTGAEGRRYRKEAENLFEQVIAKNSHDEKAISLVMELAVGKVQDIIQRMIQIYEPAALIVGTRGRSLGGMQGLLPGSVSKYCLQQSPIPVIVVRPSQKREKKKQKRLADPSRRSYNQIMRLSQGKGDHLFDTTSASSSTSRLPEPEEAAAVAEAIGPPPSSITDLHEEHALKRSSGDYISSQASTGGDTESIGQRSTTTMPNPEISSPNLSSAILQGTGLPEAGSMPVGEVGGDDEDYMDDSSRITPMSTMTSEHSFASDPMDELTPVPQINVLHSPTSEYKPETTITIKTPKPSSKQDPHDGAGDGNPPKVENTE from the exons ATGAACCTGGGATATGCAACTGCTAGAGCTGCTGTGATACTTAATCCGATGCCGTCGATTTCTTCGCCACCCACCTCTCCGGACACCAGCTCGTCCGCCTTGCTCTCCGACGTAGCACCGTCGTCGTACCTCGACGGGACGAACCTCTCGCAGACCGATAGCTCTTCTCTCTCCGGACCCGATGGGACACAGCGTCGTCCTTCCATCCAGTTCAACACTGCGGGATCAGAGGCGCGACTGAGAGAACGAGGGCAGGCGTCCACGAAAGATAGATTGCGGACTCTGCGAAGGATCCCGTCGCCACCACCGCCTAG TTCTTACAACCGCGGTGTCTCCTTTGACACTTTCGACAACCGTGATGCGCCCGACTTCTCGCTGACGCTGAACTACAAGCATAAAGACTACCAGAACACTTGGAGAAGCAGAACCTTCCTGTGTGGCGCCGACCAGAACGACTACTCTGACTTTGCCCTGGAATGGCTCATTGACGAATTGGTAGACGATGGAGATGAGATTGTCTGCTTGCGCGTCGTCGAGAAGGACTCGAAGATTGCCAGCGATACCGGCGCGGAAGGCAGAAGATATAGGAAGGAAGCGGAGAATTTATTCGAGCAAGTGATTGCAAAGAATAGCCATGATGAAAAAGCAATTAGTCTGGTTATGGAATTGGCGGTGGGCAAGGTTCAAGACATTATACAACGGATG ATCCAAATCTATGAACCCGCCGCACTCATAGTCGGAACACGAGGCCGCAGCCTCGGTGGTATGCAGGGCCTCCTTCCTGGCTCGGTCTCAAAATACTGTCTTCAGCAATCTCCCATTCCCGTTATCGTCGTTCGGCCAAGCCAGAAGCgtgaaaagaagaaacagaagagGTTGGCAGACCCTTCGCGACGGAGTTATAATCAAATCATGCGGTTGAGTCAGGGCAAGGGTGACCATTTATTCGACACAACCAGCGCAAGTAGCAGCACATCAAGATTGCCGGAGCCCGAAGAAGCCGCTGCGGTCGCCGAAGCGATTGGACCACCACCCAGTAGCATAACGGATCTCCATGAAGAGCATGCTTTGAAACGGTCCTCAGGAGATTATATCTCCAGTCAAGCAAGCACTGGTGGAGATACGGAATCCATCGGACAGAGAAGCACAACGACGATGCCAAACCCCGAGATCTCGTCGCCGAACTTGTCATCCGCCATACTTCAGGGCACCGGTCTACCGGAGGCAGGGAGCATGCCTGTGGGTGAAGTTGGTGGCGACGATGAAGATTACATGGACGATAGTTCAAGGATCACCCCGATGAGCACGATGACGTCGGAACACAGTTTTGCCAGCGATCCTATGGACGAGCTAACTCCTGTCCCTCAAATTAACGTTTTACATTCTCCTACGAGCGAATACAAGCCTGAGACCACGATCACCATCAAGACCCCGAAGCCGTCGTCTAAACAGGATCCTCACGATGGAGCGGGCGACGGCAATCCGCCAAAGGTGGAGAATACCGAATGA
- a CDS encoding uncharacterized protein (EggNog:ENOG410PHAI~COG:T~TransMembrane:1 (i72-90o)), which produces MLVTKGRLCPDWDGLHPAMVSARGVWTDGLPQDCLPRQPQSGIPAPCALFWSALWPRRLFAVLLIRPFSSNFLFLFLFLFFFFFFSHFFYTTEFYHLIPKPKSESRQGSIHAMHSADSTSSEISRSDGGLTSSYKRSSSYNRGVSFDTFDNRDAPDFSLTLNYKHKDYQNTWRSRTFLCGADQNDYSDFALEWLIDELVDDGDEIVCLRVVEKDSKIASDTGAEGRRYRKEAENLFEQVIAKNSHDEKAISLVMELAVGKVQDIIQRMIQIYEPAALIVGTRGRSLGGMQGLLPGSVSKYCLQQSPIPVIVVRPSQKREKKKQKRLADPSRRSYNQIMRLSQGKGDHLFDTTSASSSTSRLPEPEEAAAVAEAIGPPPSSITDLHEEHALKRSSGDYISSQASTGGDTESIGQRSTTTMPNPEISSPNLSSAILQGTGLPEAGSMPVGEVGGDDEDYMDDSSRITPMSTMTSEHSFASDPMDELTPVPQINVLHSPTSEYKPETTITIKTPKPSSKQDPHDGAGDGNPPKVENTE; this is translated from the exons ATGTTGGTGACTAAAGGGCGACTGTGCCCGGATTGGGACGGTCTCCACCCCGCAATGGTGTCGGCTCGGGGTGTGTGGACGGACGGTTTGCCCCAAGACTGCTTGCCCCGCCAACCCCAGTCGGGAATCCCAGCTCCATGCGCCCTTTTCTGGTCCGCTCTCTGGCCCCGTCGACTTTTTGCAGTTCTCTTGATCCGGCCCTTTTCTtctaattttctttttctttttcttttcctttttttttttttttttttttcacacTTTTTCTACACTACAGAATTCTACCATCTCATCCCCAAACCAAAAAGCGAATCTCGCCAGGGAAGCATCCACGCGATGCATTCCGCAGATTCGACGAGCTCTGAGATATCGAGATCTGACGGCGGGCTGACGTCCTCTTATAAACGCTCCAGTTCTTACAACCGCGGTGTCTCCTTTGACACTTTCGACAACCGTGATGCGCCCGACTTCTCGCTGACGCTGAACTACAAGCATAAAGACTACCAGAACACTTGGAGAAGCAGAACCTTCCTGTGTGGCGCCGACCAGAACGACTACTCTGACTTTGCCCTGGAATGGCTCATTGACGAATTGGTAGACGATGGAGATGAGATTGTCTGCTTGCGCGTCGTCGAGAAGGACTCGAAGATTGCCAGCGATACCGGCGCGGAAGGCAGAAGATATAGGAAGGAAGCGGAGAATTTATTCGAGCAAGTGATTGCAAAGAATAGCCATGATGAAAAAGCAATTAGTCTGGTTATGGAATTGGCGGTGGGCAAGGTTCAAGACATTATACAACGGATG ATCCAAATCTATGAACCCGCCGCACTCATAGTCGGAACACGAGGCCGCAGCCTCGGTGGTATGCAGGGCCTCCTTCCTGGCTCGGTCTCAAAATACTGTCTTCAGCAATCTCCCATTCCCGTTATCGTCGTTCGGCCAAGCCAGAAGCgtgaaaagaagaaacagaagagGTTGGCAGACCCTTCGCGACGGAGTTATAATCAAATCATGCGGTTGAGTCAGGGCAAGGGTGACCATTTATTCGACACAACCAGCGCAAGTAGCAGCACATCAAGATTGCCGGAGCCCGAAGAAGCCGCTGCGGTCGCCGAAGCGATTGGACCACCACCCAGTAGCATAACGGATCTCCATGAAGAGCATGCTTTGAAACGGTCCTCAGGAGATTATATCTCCAGTCAAGCAAGCACTGGTGGAGATACGGAATCCATCGGACAGAGAAGCACAACGACGATGCCAAACCCCGAGATCTCGTCGCCGAACTTGTCATCCGCCATACTTCAGGGCACCGGTCTACCGGAGGCAGGGAGCATGCCTGTGGGTGAAGTTGGTGGCGACGATGAAGATTACATGGACGATAGTTCAAGGATCACCCCGATGAGCACGATGACGTCGGAACACAGTTTTGCCAGCGATCCTATGGACGAGCTAACTCCTGTCCCTCAAATTAACGTTTTACATTCTCCTACGAGCGAATACAAGCCTGAGACCACGATCACCATCAAGACCCCGAAGCCGTCGTCTAAACAGGATCCTCACGATGGAGCGGGCGACGGCAATCCGCCAAAGGTGGAGAATACCGAATGA
- a CDS encoding uncharacterized protein (EggNog:ENOG410PIXM~COG:S~TransMembrane:12 (i12-34o83-104i124-144o164-193i205-222o242-266i332-350o362-383i600-626o646-676i697-726o746-768i)) — protein MPGLDTSQIKDWRSIVTLIVFIFTNIIVLFPFRIPIYVPRPVSNAVRDTLSALRVIPPKEDRSQNDAENDLDGKAGHFLRLNFPLNFVTAPLIADLLLLAIGAIGRDEVHDGTIGANNISPIDIMIFFITLAYIAMSIDASGFIRYLAFKVLQKGGKAGHRLFFYLYSFFFGLGTFIGNDPIILSGTPFLAYMTRASSNIVHPRAWIYTQFAVANIASAILVSSNPTNLVLAGAFNVKFLKYTANMVVPVVITAAILFPFLLYVVFADESLIPSSIKMHELSEEAKAKKPVNPNIPYTRGKSGKQQNSVVDDEQSNLLSLEEIMNPFLDKGGAAFSAVIMAATLITVLTINTVNQSGSEYPVFWVTLPAAFVMFCWDIAWGWYHRHETREIARRDRQEVEHGGAERTIGEKQEQKQVHPEQGVQNTIAYKSALEQALSLPSQLQSQTNAGNRSIDANTNNQTTLAVSDNGRRPPYPVFLSRPALAHITSKDDSYLSASSPRPFKSWNQESITGDSHNIQQPTSAMGSMDEKSELIHLDPSRLPHGLSGMMSNMKADKEKQMHPMQVSCGAALLRESGRPTTLVSLVADAYRWLQETFPTVMAVLAHLPFALVPFSFCMFVLVQALVTKGWVSIFAYGWDRWVDKTGTIGSVGGMGFLSVLLCNFAGTNIGTTILLSRVIQAWQDMHRASGIPISDRTFWATVYSMAIGVNYGAFSTAFSASLAGLLWRDILSRKHIHVRRLDFARVNLPIIAISMVVGCAVLIGEVYITRDKAPYRPL, from the exons ATGCCAGGTCTAGATACTAGTCAGATTAAAGATTGGCGATCAATCGTCACCCTCATTGTTTTCATCTTTACAA ATATTATTGTTTTGTTTCCGTTTCGTATCCCGATCTATGTACCGCGACCTGTTTCTAACGCAGTCCGAGATACTCTAAGTGCCTTGCGAGTAATACCTCCAAAGGAAGACCGTTCTCAAAATGATGCCGAGAATGACCTGGATGGAAAAGCTGGACACTTCCTACGACTAAACTTTCCCCTGAACTTTGTAACAGCACCTTTGATAGCGGATCTCCTCCTGCTTGCCATTGGAGCAATTGGCCGAGACGAAGTGCACGATGGCACAATCGGAGCGAATAATATCTCTCCAATCGATATCATGATATTCTTCATCACTTTAGCATATATTGCTATGTCCATCGACGCCTCAGGATTCATCAGGTACTTGGCGTTCAAGGTGCTCCAAAAAGGAGGGAAGGCTGGACACAGGCTCTTCTTTTACCTCtattctttcttctttggccTGGGCACTTTTATTGGGAACGACCCAATTATCTTATCCGGCACCCCGTTTCTCGCCTACATGACCCGAGCCTCGAGCAACATTGTCCATCCAAGAGCATGGATCTACACCCAGTTCGCTGTGGCCAACATTGCGTCAGCCATTCTGGTCTCTTCCAATCCGACTAATCTCGTGCTTGCTGGGGCTTTCAATGTCAAGTTCCTCAAATACACTGCAAACATGGTCGTTCCTGTCGTTATCACGGCTGCAATTCTGTTCCCTTTCTTGCTCTACGTGGTGTTCGCGGACGAATCACTCATCCCGTCGTCGATCAAGATGCATGAGCTCTCCGAAGAAGCGAAGGCCAAGAAGCCCGTAAATCCCAACATTCCTTACACTCGGGGGAAGTCTGGGAAACAGCAGAATAGTGTGGTGGACGATGAACAAAGCAACCTCCTCTCTCTTGAGGAGATAATGAATCCTTTCCTGGACAAAGGAGGTGCGGCTTTTAGTGCTGTCATCATGGCTGCGACACTTATCACCGTGCTGACAATCAACACTGTGAACCAGAGTGGCAGTGAATATCCGGTATTTTGGGTGACCTTGCCAGCTGCTTTCGTCATGTTTTGCTGGGACATCGCTTGGGGCTGGTATCATAGACATGAGACGCGTGAGATCGCTCGCAGGGATCGGCAGGAAGTTGAACATGGTGGAGCCGAACGAACAATCGGAGAGAAGCAGGAACAGAAACAAGTGCATCCGGAACAAGGCGTGCAAAACACTATAGCGTACAAATCTGCACTAGAACAGGCGCTTTCACTACCATCTCAACTACAAAGCCAAACAAACGCTGGTAATCGGAGTATCGACGCAAATACAAACAACCAGACAACGCTGGCTGTTAGTGATAATGGAAGAAGGCCACCATATCCTGTTTTCCTGTCGAGACCAGCTCTGGCGCATATTACCTCCAAAGACGATAGCTATCTCTCTGCATCGTCACCACGTCCGTTTAAGTCATGGAACCAGGAGTCCATAACAGGAGATTCCCACAACATCCAACAACCCACCAGCGCTATGGGCTCCATGGATGAGAAGTCGGAATTGATCCATCTAGACCCCAGTCGTCTACCACATGGGCTGTCGGGAATGATGTCCAATATGAAGGCGGATAAGGAAAAGCAGATGCATCCCATGCAAGTTTCTTGTGGAGCAGCGCTTTTACGTGAGAGTGGCCGACCGACAACTCTCGTATCACTCGTCGCTGATGCGTACAGATGGTTGCAAGAGACATTCCCTACAGTCATGGCCGTCCTGGCGCATCTGCCATTTGCGCTGGTGCCTTTTAGCTTCTGCATGTTTGTGCTCGTGCAAGCGTTGGTTACCAAAGGCTGGGTGTCGATATTCGCTTACGGATGGGACCGTTGGGTGGACAAGACTGGGACTATCGGTAGCGTCGGTGGCATGGGCTTTCTCTCTGTTTTACTCTGCAAT TTTGCCGGCACGAATATTGGTACTACCATCCTTCTCTCCCGCGTAATCCAGGCGTGGCAAGATATGCACCGCGCCAGTGGCATCCCGATCAGCGATCGGACATTCTGGGCAACAGTGTACAGCATGGCAATTGGCGTTAACTATGGTGCATTTAGCACGGCATTCAGCGCATCGCTAGCCGGGCTCCTCTGGCGGGATATTCTTTCCAGAAAGCACATTCACGTCCGGCGACTCGACTTTGCTCGAGTGAATCTTCCCATTATCGCTATCTCGATGGTCGTCGGCTGTGCCGTCCTCATTGGCGAAGTGTACATTACCAGAGATAAAGCCCCTTATCGGCCATTATGA
- a CDS encoding uncharacterized protein (EggNog:ENOG410PU5B~COG:S~BUSCO:11447at33183), with the protein MAAPLDSGSSAIPPKSSESLEKSQTNAPNTAPDDWDSERRLVLALAQLQEMETKIQKLRTLVPTRLWSPLVPMIAEKKGDIRLPRPKSPQELFDQLGQAAREGNEEIEAFRAAWRSPEMQATWDHVNGKIKESGGNYPRGIGMWQRDYNVILKQLDAEVENKKEEEERKEREEEEMKLLASIGNGWRGIVESFATNEASGLAIKVIPSPDNTGQFSILLRNVSLFFFVQQVNDIDGQRVQEWRVTMEPRAHATKLGQDIFDCIQSRDRKWDLKYLLNFISSYSNIKAAPCIGCNSLIDSKAQLPVIRKPKLVRSSESGSVFVWEPFHPACV; encoded by the exons ATGGCAGCGCCCCTTGACAGTGGAAGCAGCGCTATCCCCCCGAAATCTTCTGAAAGCTTGGAGAAATCCCAGACAAATGCTCCTAACACAGCACCCGATGACTGGGATTCTGAGAGAAGATTGGTCCTAGCTCTAGCGCAGCTACAGGAAATGGAAACCAAG ATCCAAAAACTTCGAACCCTTGTTCCTACTCGGCTATGGTCTCCATTGGTCCCCATGATTGCCGAAAAGAAGGGAGACATCCGCCTTCCGAGGCCAAAATCTCCGCAGGAACTGTTTGATCAATTGGGCCAGGCTGCACGCGAGGGAAATGAAGAGATAGAGGCGTTTAGAGCTGCGTGGCGGAGCCCGGAGATGCAGGCAACCTGGGATCACGTTAACGGAAAGATCAAGGAGAGCGGCGGAAACTATCCACGAGGTATAGGGATGTGGCAACGAGATTATAATGTAATTCTCAAGCAACTTGACGCAGAAGTGGAAAACaagaaagaggaggaagagagaaaagagcgtgaagaagaagaaatgaaactCCTTGCGTCGATCGGCAATGGTTGGAGAGGTATTGTCGAGTCCTTCGCCACTAACGAAGCGTCCGGTCTGGCCATTAAAGTCATCCCATCCCCTGATAATACTGGCCAATTTTCCATACTGCTACGAAATGTGTCATTGTTTTTCTTCGTTCAGCAGGTTAACGATATTGACGGTCAGCGAGTCCAAGAGTGGCGTGTTACTATGGAACCCCGAGCACATGCAACAAAGCTAGGGCAGGACATATTCGATTGCATTCAATCTCGGGATAGAAAATGGGATTTGAAATATCTTCTG AATTTTATTTCGTCCTATTCCAACATCAAGGCGGCCCCATGCATCGGTTGCAATAGTTTGATCGACAGCAAGGCTCAACTACCAGTTATTCGGAAGCCCAAATTGGTGAGATCCTCAGAATCTGGTAGCGTATTCGTATGGGAGCCCTTCCATCCTGCTTGTGTCTGA
- a CDS encoding uncharacterized protein (SECRETED:SignalP(1-22)~EggNog:ENOG410PPT6~COG:S~TransMembrane:1 (n6-17c22/23o247-272i)~BUSCO:13668at33183), with protein sequence MRTFSFILLICSLLVLVSSVAASYPPERRYAKRQDSETITEAPEPTGSTEPTGTNTRTPERTGTNTDSPSETGTKTDAETGTDAKSTGTKTTKPKVTSVDPRLPPGGIKLITPAPLDGSTYIKIGDYATFAWNYTSVKITPSAVDVVAYCSRNKHAYTIAANQSFAETGMVTWNTNKTDVPLLTEIYTLLVYDVEVGPSDLPGPGQLGAQPTFRFGVYKPQEYTPLSKSECVTCLNNAAVSETQQQAFFFMFGMIVITICSFSWFASGFGLFA encoded by the exons ATGAGAACCTTCAGCTTTATATTGTTAATATGCTCGCTCCTGGTGTTGGTCTCGTCTGTTGCAGCTTCTTATCCTCCGGAAAGAAGATATGCGAAACGGCAGGATTCAG AAACAATCACAGAAGCCCCCGAGCCGACCGGGTCAACTGAGCCCACAGGGACCAACACACGCACTCCTGAACGCACGGGAACTAACACAGACTCTCCATCAGAGACTGGCACCAAGACTGATGCTGAGACCGGGACCGACGCCAAATCTACGGGAACAAAGACCACTAAGCCCAAAGTCACCTCTGTCGATCCGCGCCTTCCACCTGGCGGCATCAAGTTGATAACCCCAGCACCCCTCGACGGTAGCACTTACATCAAGATTGGTGACTACGCTACGTTCGCGTGGAACTATACATCCGTTAAGATCACTCCATCTGCCGTCGATGTCGTGGCATATTGCAGCAGGAACAAGCACGCCTACACAATCGCGGCTAATCAAAGTTTTGCGGAGACCGGTATGGTGACTTGGAACACCAACAAAACGGATGTTCCTCTCTTGACTGAAATCTACACTCTCCTCGTCTACGATGTCGAGGTTGGCCCATCGGACCTCCCCGGTCCTGGTCAGCTAGGAGCTCAACCCACGTTCAGGTTTGGGGTGTACAAACCCCAAGAGTATACTCCTCTAAGCA AATCTGAATGTGTAACTTGTCTCAATAATGCTGCCGTATCTGAAACCCAGCAACaggctttcttttttatgTTCGGAATGATCGTCATTACCATTTGCTCGTTTAGCTGGTTTGCTAGTGGCTTCGGTTTATTTGCTTGA